In one Lolium rigidum isolate FL_2022 chromosome 3, APGP_CSIRO_Lrig_0.1, whole genome shotgun sequence genomic region, the following are encoded:
- the LOC124695455 gene encoding uncharacterized protein LOC124695455, with protein sequence MGSTFVLHGGRRRGGVEVGGGEADLRLAGPLPRRSPFPAGFEGDHGDHVRPDHDGPLQKFCEFLWCSHSNLLCRSFRDLHFKRKMLPSVAFFEYARSDRLEAKSDHLYFCLGAFSVTL encoded by the exons ATGGGAAGCACCTTTGTCCTccatggcgggcggcggcgtggcggtgtgGAAGTGGGTGGTGGTGAGGCGGATCTGCGACTGGCCGGCCCTCTTCCTCGCCGTTCCCCGTTTCCTGCCGGCTTCGAGGGtgaccatggcgaccatgtccggCCTGACCACGACGGCCCCCTTCAGAAG TTCTGCGAGTTCTTGTGGTGTTCGCATTCCAACTTACTCTGTCGTTCATTCAGAGATCTGCATTTTAAAAGGAAAATGTTACCATCTGTAGCATTCTTTGA ATATGCTCGGTCAGATCGTCTTGAAGCTAAGAGTGATCATCTCTACTTCTGCTTGGGTGCTTTTTCCGTCACTCTATGA